Proteins from a single region of Theobroma cacao cultivar B97-61/B2 chromosome 10, Criollo_cocoa_genome_V2, whole genome shotgun sequence:
- the LOC18587304 gene encoding acidic endochitinase, translated as MARKSQTIALLIFFVAAALSKTSYATVISTYWGQNLYEGTLKEACDTGIYDIINLAFLNVFGGGQTPSLNLAGHCDPPSGTCVIFGEQITYCQGLGIKILLSLGGAAGNYYLSSQDDAQSVADYLWNTFLGGRTSAGPLGDATLDGIDFDIEGISNLYYDDLARFLKEKSESVYLSAAPQCPFPDYYMGAAIATGLFDTVWTQFYNNPPCQYSDGVTDDLINSWNQWTTSINVTNLFMGLPAAENAAPSGGYIPVDNLISDVLPVIESTAKYGGVMLWSRYYDVQTGYGASIKSSTLGDGLVSSS; from the coding sequence ATGGCTCGGAAATCACAAACCATAGCCTTGCTCATCTTCTTCGTAGCTGCAGCACTAAGCAAAACCTCTTATGCCACTGTCATTTCCACCTACTGGGGTCAAAATCTTTATGAGGGAACCCTGAAGGAAGCATGTGACACCGGAATATATGATATCATAAACTTAGCTTTCCTTAACGTTTTTGGTGGCGGCCAAACTCCGTCTCTGAACCTTGCCGGTCACTGCGACCCACCAAGCGGCACATGCGTCATATTCGGAGAACAAATAACATATTGCCAGGGACTAGGAATCAAGATATTGCTTTCACTTGGTGGTGCAGCGGGTAATTACTATCTAAGTTCTCAAGATGATGCCCAAAGTGTAGCAGATTATTTATGGAACACATTTTTGGGAGGAAGAACATCTGCTGGTCCATTAGGAGATGCCACGTTGGATGGTATTGATTTTGACATAGAAGGGATTTCGAATTTGTACTACGATGATCTTGCCCGCTTCCTTAAAGAAAAAAGCGAAAGCGTCTACTTATCTGCAGCTCCTCAATGTCCATTCCCTGATTATTATATGGGGGCTGCCATTGCTACTGGCCTTTTTGACACTGTTTGGactcaattttataataatcCCCCATGCCAGTACAGTGATGGTGTCACCGACGACCTTATAAACTCATGGAATCAGTGGACTACCTCGATAAACGTGACGAATTTATTTATGGGGTTACCGGCGGCTGAGAATGCGGCTCCTTCTGGAGGGTATATTCCAGTAGACAATCTAATTTCTGATGTTCTTCCGGTGATAGAAAGCACAGCCAAATATGGAGGCGTAATGCTTTGGAGTCGATATTATGATGTGCAAACTGGGTATGGTGCTTCTATCAAATCTTCTACCCTTGGGGATGGCTTAGTGTCCTCTTCTTAA